A single genomic interval of Candidatus Hydrogenedentota bacterium harbors:
- the trpD gene encoding anthranilate phosphoribosyltransferase produces MTIQESISKLIVSTDLTRDEAGQAMRELMSGDATDAQVAGFLVALTMKGETVEEVVGFASAMRAFATPVPTRRRPLVDTCGTGGDHSGTFNISTAAAFVTAGAGVAVAKHGNRSASSRCGSADVLERLGVNLEADPVCVGQSIDENGIGFLFARTLHSAMGHVAHVRTELRIRTVFNVLGPLTNPANADGQVMGVYEGKLVKPLAEALLNLGARHAFVVHGCDGLDEFTLTGPTHVAEARDGHVETYLITPEQLGLSIAPRSAFLGGEPALNAQLLREVLEGKRGPHRDIVLLNAAPAIVAGAGASDLRGGIERAAKSVDSGAALDKLERLIKSSHGTR; encoded by the coding sequence ATGACCATACAAGAAAGCATTAGCAAGTTGATTGTAAGCACTGACCTGACTCGGGACGAGGCGGGTCAGGCCATGCGCGAACTGATGTCCGGCGATGCGACGGACGCGCAAGTGGCCGGGTTCCTGGTCGCATTGACGATGAAAGGGGAGACGGTGGAGGAGGTCGTCGGCTTTGCGTCTGCCATGCGGGCTTTTGCAACGCCCGTGCCGACGCGGCGCCGGCCGCTGGTAGACACGTGCGGCACCGGCGGCGACCATTCGGGAACATTTAATATCTCGACGGCGGCGGCATTCGTGACGGCGGGGGCCGGCGTTGCGGTGGCGAAGCACGGCAACCGGAGCGCGTCGAGCCGTTGCGGCAGCGCGGATGTCCTGGAGCGTCTTGGCGTGAACCTCGAGGCTGATCCGGTGTGCGTGGGGCAATCGATCGATGAGAACGGAATCGGGTTCTTGTTTGCGCGCACGCTGCACAGCGCGATGGGGCACGTGGCGCACGTGCGCACGGAACTCCGGATTCGCACGGTGTTCAATGTGCTTGGACCGCTGACGAACCCGGCGAATGCCGACGGCCAGGTAATGGGCGTCTACGAAGGAAAGCTGGTCAAACCGCTGGCGGAAGCGCTCCTTAACCTTGGTGCGCGTCACGCCTTTGTGGTGCACGGGTGCGACGGGCTCGACGAGTTCACGTTGACGGGGCCGACGCATGTGGCGGAAGCGCGGGACGGGCATGTGGAAACCTACTTGATCACGCCGGAACAACTGGGCCTTTCGATTGCGCCCAGATCGGCGTTTCTTGGGGGCGAGCCCGCGCTGAACGCGCAGCTGTTGCGGGAAGTGCTCGAGGGCAAGCGCGGCCCGCACCGTGATATCGTACTGCTGAACGCGGCGCCGGCGATTGTCGCGGGCGCGGGCGCGAGCGATCTGCGCGGCGGAATAGAGCGGGCCGCGAAGTCCGTTGATTCGGGGGCGGCTCTGGACAAACTTGAACGACTGATTAAGAGTTCTCATGGTACTCGATGA
- the trpC gene encoding indole-3-glycerol phosphate synthase TrpC, with protein MVLDEIIAHKREEVISRKAAVPQEELEERIKTLGPPRDFRAALRRDGISLIAEIKRASPSRGDILPGVDAVELGALYELSGARAISVLTDSRYFQGSLNDLTAVRQHVRVPCLRKDFVVDAYQVYEARAAQADAVLLIVRILTPEELGAFLAVTRELGMHALVEAHNADEIARAIQARAHIIGINNRDLDTLEVDFETTLRLKRRVPGGHVLVSESGIHAREQVKQLEAGGVDAILVGESLMTSADIQAQIRNLLGLDEG; from the coding sequence ATGGTACTCGATGAGATAATTGCGCACAAGCGCGAGGAAGTAATCTCCCGCAAGGCGGCCGTTCCGCAAGAGGAACTGGAGGAACGGATCAAGACGCTGGGTCCGCCCCGGGATTTTCGCGCCGCCTTGCGCCGGGATGGCATCAGCCTGATTGCGGAGATCAAGCGCGCTTCCCCTTCGCGCGGCGATATTCTGCCGGGCGTGGACGCCGTCGAACTGGGGGCACTGTATGAACTGAGCGGCGCGCGCGCGATTTCGGTGCTGACGGATTCCCGGTATTTTCAGGGGAGCCTGAACGACCTGACCGCGGTGCGCCAGCATGTGCGCGTGCCGTGTCTGCGCAAGGATTTTGTTGTCGACGCGTATCAGGTTTACGAAGCGCGGGCCGCGCAGGCGGATGCGGTATTGCTGATTGTGCGAATCCTGACTCCCGAGGAACTGGGCGCGTTTCTGGCGGTGACACGGGAGTTGGGGATGCATGCGCTGGTGGAAGCGCACAACGCCGACGAAATCGCGCGGGCAATCCAGGCACGTGCGCATATTATCGGAATAAACAACCGCGACTTGGACACGCTTGAGGTCGATTTTGAAACCACGCTGCGTTTGAAGCGCCGCGTGCCCGGGGGCCACGTGCTGGTGAGTGAAAGCGGCATCCACGCGCGCGAGCAGGTGAAACAATTGGAGGCGGGCGGCGTCGACGCCATCCTCGTAGGCGAATCACTGATGACGAGCGCCGACATTCAGGCGCAGATAAGGAATCTGCTCGGTCTTGACGAAGGTTAA